GGCCTTGATAGTCCCCCAAGTCGTCGGCGTCACGGACGTGACGCTGTCGTTCAGGTAGAGGTACACAACCCCCTCGAAGCCTGATAGCAGGAGGTCAGGGTCTCCGTCGCAGTCCACATCGAGCAAGGCAAGCCCCCAAGCGGGAGGCGGTACGTTCACTCCGGTCAGCATCGCGGGGTTCTCCACGAACTGCCACGCCTGCGGCGTTCCCACGTTCTCCCAGGCCCGGGGGGACTGCTCGGTACTCACGGTGACCAGGTCCAGGTCCCCGTCACCGTCCAGATCCCCGAGGGCGATCGATCCATCTGGAGGAATCGGACCCTGCCCCATGCCTTCCCAAGGGCCCCACTGCGGTGTCTGGGGTGTCCCCGTGTTCTTGCGAAGCCAGGTCCAACCCCCGCTGTTCATGTTTACCAGGTCAAGATCACCGTCGCCGTCCAAGTCTGCGAGCCGCGGGCAGGTCCAGTTCCCACCACTGCTGTCGAACATGGACAGGTCCTGTTGCCACTGCGGCACTTGGGGCGTCCCGACGTTCCAGAACATGCGGAGCCCTGGCTGCGCGCAGCCGTAGATCAGGTCAAGGTCGCCATCGGCAT
This genomic stretch from Candidatus Effluviviaceae Genus I sp. harbors:
- a CDS encoding VCBS repeat-containing protein, translated to MARTAIGAVMVAMSLLWAATAAGQSVVYWTAAHELAPPGQYMSCLTTWGDLDGDGDPDVSSRRQHWNDGTCPGTPAWRTEASVLPDCANCTAPRTATLGDLDADGDLDLIYGCAQPGLRMFWNVGTPQVPQWQQDLSMFDSSGGNWTCPRLADLDGDGDLDLVNMNSGGWTWLRKNTGTPQTPQWGPWEGMGQGPIPPDGSIALGDLDGDGDLDLVTVSTEQSPRAWENVGTPQAWQFVENPAMLTGVNVPPPAWGLALLDVDCDGDPDLLLSGFEGVVYLYLNDSVTSVTPTTWGTIKALYK